In the Engystomops pustulosus chromosome 2, aEngPut4.maternal, whole genome shotgun sequence genome, one interval contains:
- the SP7 gene encoding transcription factor Sp7 yields MASPMLEEEARYVSSPLAMLTAACNKFGGSSPIRDPAPSSKVGAKKSYSPTNDFSATKMLGDGYSSSYLGGSNLMTPCGTPPAPTSYATDYGSFSHSFSTSSGCQDPKSLSTADCVPGVYTSIDVGHTYSSWYKTGIHHPSISGSPPGTGGSWWDMHPNSNWLGNQSQTEGLTASVPPGTSPTGMSNQYSSEYTTLTPASYPPVGFPSISPSSSPSPSAHLLSSSQHSLGPDMYKPKLLTASPLLEAPGPLKPQRASSYGNTGRPSCDCPNCQELERLGASAANLKRKPVHSCHIPGCGKVYGKASHLKAHLRWHTGERPFVCNWLFCGKRFTRSDELERHVRTHTREKKFTCPLCAKRFTRSDHLSKHQRSHVEQNGTKEGAIQGDGGGAAVETPGEDVSGATEASTVGSRDRASSSPGQGGLLEI; encoded by the exons ATGGCATCACCCATGTTAGAG GAAGAAGCTCGGTATGTTTCTAGCCCCTTAGCAATGCTCACTGCTGCTTGCAATAAGTTTGGAGGTTCAAGTCCTATTAGGGATCCGGCACCGTCCTCAAAAGTTGGAGCAAAGAAGAGCTACAGTCCAACAAATGACTTTAGTGCCACAAAAATGTTGGGAGATGGATATTCCTCTTCGTATTTGGGAGGAAGTAATTTAATGACGCCATGTGGGACACCACCTGCTCCTACCAGTTATGCCACTGATTACGGATCTTTTTCCCATTCATTTTCCACTTCCTCAGGATGTCAGGATCCCAAAAGTCTATCAACAGCCGATTGTGTTCCAGGGGTGTACACTTCTATAGATGTAGGGCACACTTATAGTTCATGGTATAAAACTGGAATTCATCACCCATCAATCTCTGGTTCACCCCCTGGCACAGGAGGATCATGGTGGGATATGCATCCAAATAGTAACTGGTTGGGCAACCAGTCACAAACCGAAGGGCTGACTGCATCTGTGCCACCTGGGACAAGTCCTACAGGCATGAGCAACCAGTATAGCTCTGAATATACTACTCTTACACCAGCAAGCTATCCTCCAGTGGGGTTTCCATCTATATCGCCTTCATCAAGTCCTTCTCCATCTGCTCACCTGCTCTCATCATCTCAACACTCATTGGGTCCTGACATGTATAAGCCAAAACTTCTAACAGCTAGCCCATTGCTTGAGGCGCCAGGGCCTTTAAAGCCCCAAAGGGCATCTTCCTATGGCAATACTGGACGCCCATCATGTGACTGCCCAAACTGTCAAGAGCTTGAAAGGTTGGGAGCCTCTGCAGCTAACCTGAAGAGGAAACCTGTACATAGCTGCCATATTCCAGGCTGTGGTAAAGTGTATGGTAAGGCATCACACCTCAAGGCGCATCTGCGATGGCACACAGGAGAAAGGCCTTTTGTCTGCAATTGGCTGTTCTGTGGTAAGCGATTCACGCGCAGTGATGAGCTGGAGCGTCATGTACGCACCCACACACGTGAGAAGAAGTTCACGTGTCCTCTTTGTGCTAAAAGATTCACACGCAGTGATCACCTGAGCAAGCACCAGCGAAGTCATGTGGAGCAAAACGGCACAAAGGAAGGTGCTATTCAAGGTGatggtggaggagcagctgtAGAAACCCCAGGAGAAGATGTATCTGGAGCAACTGAGGCCTCCACTGTTGGTAGTCGGGACAGGGCATCTAGTAGTCCAGGCCAGGGTGGATTATTAGAAATATAA